One genomic window of Evansella cellulosilytica DSM 2522 includes the following:
- a CDS encoding DUF58 domain-containing protein — translation MSIGWLIATTVIIVLILSFLYHKFGLKRIQYQRYFSEVAVFEGEQVEMIEVISNKKLLPLPWLRLESKFSANLQFEKQNNINIIDERFHRSVFSLRPFQKITRRHKIKCAKRGYFHIKTVGMTCGDPFGYGSNTETVHVAAEILIFPKIVPIKEMPLPSKSWQGDLIVRRWIMDDPFIIAGVRDYTFGDPMKSVNWNATARTGHLQVTKNDYTADHHLMIYLNFDLTEDIFMPIKDEILIEKGISYAASIAEHAISQGIPTGFGCNSYTKDRDGKFKIIKDSVRREPSNGNSHLHYLLETMAKLQMDRSKNFNQFLKEDIENKRTGMDILVITAILTETMERNIHLLRSLGNSVEVFMLSHHTVPETDTLNEEGEQYA, via the coding sequence CAGTAATAATAGTACTCATCCTGAGCTTCTTATATCATAAATTTGGTCTGAAACGAATCCAATATCAACGTTATTTTAGTGAAGTGGCAGTTTTTGAAGGTGAGCAAGTAGAAATGATTGAAGTGATTAGTAATAAAAAGCTATTGCCTCTTCCTTGGTTAAGGCTAGAATCAAAGTTTAGTGCTAATCTACAATTTGAAAAACAAAATAATATTAATATTATTGATGAGCGTTTTCATCGAAGTGTTTTTAGCTTAAGGCCCTTTCAGAAAATCACTCGCCGTCATAAAATTAAATGTGCTAAAAGAGGATATTTTCATATAAAAACTGTCGGGATGACATGTGGTGACCCTTTTGGTTATGGAAGTAATACCGAAACTGTCCATGTAGCAGCTGAAATTTTAATCTTCCCGAAAATAGTGCCGATCAAGGAGATGCCTTTACCTTCTAAAAGCTGGCAAGGTGATTTAATTGTTAGAAGATGGATTATGGATGATCCTTTTATTATTGCAGGAGTTAGAGATTATACTTTTGGTGACCCAATGAAATCGGTGAATTGGAATGCTACAGCCCGTACAGGCCATTTGCAAGTAACAAAAAACGACTATACAGCAGATCACCATTTAATGATCTATTTGAACTTTGACCTAACAGAAGATATTTTCATGCCTATAAAGGATGAAATCCTTATTGAAAAAGGGATTTCGTACGCTGCTTCTATTGCTGAACATGCTATTTCTCAAGGAATTCCAACAGGTTTTGGTTGTAATTCTTATACGAAAGATAGAGATGGAAAGTTTAAAATAATTAAAGACTCAGTACGTAGGGAGCCAAGTAATGGCAATAGTCACTTACATTACTTATTAGAAACGATGGCAAAGCTACAAATGGACAGAAGTAAAAACTTTAATCAATTTTTAAAAGAAGACATTGAAAATAAAAGAACTGGAATGGATATTTTAGTAATTACTGCTATCCTTACAGAAACAATGGAAAGAAATATTCACTTATTAAGATCTTTAGGTAATTCCGTAGAAGTATTCATGCTTTCTCATCATACAGTACCGGAAACGGATACGCTAAACGAGGAAGGTGAACAGTATGCTTAA